A region from the Candidatus Zixiibacteriota bacterium genome encodes:
- a CDS encoding sigma-54 dependent transcriptional regulator, with the protein MAKERIKILVIDDDPKVGWILSEGLSGSFDFVAARNGSEGLQMITTEKPNLILLDIKMPDISGIDILKKLNKVEGRPEVVMLSGHDDTHYVVESIQNGAAEFIKKPFDVKEVEIHINNILEKSKLKKEVSSLKTELKARSQYESFVGDSPKVIQVKELIEQIAGSELTVLIRGESGTGKEIVARMVHNISDRSDESFTKVNCAAIPRDLLESELFGYEKGAFTGAHKTKPGRFEVANKGTIFLDEIGDMPLELQSKLLQVLEQQEFVRVGGINNIHVDVRIICATNHNLEEAIAQSAFRDDLFYRLNEITVFLPPLRDRANDVSLLAEHFIEKYNKLYQREAPPLSQEANNQLLAFMWPGNVRQLENLIKQVVVRGGESIISELLSAHGSNLPVQPQHIAAVNSTAASADNKSLSLKKRVAATVSREEKALILEVLNRTNWNRRKASEILEISYRSLLYKIKEYKLNEIK; encoded by the coding sequence ATGGCAAAAGAACGAATAAAAATACTGGTAATTGACGACGACCCAAAGGTTGGCTGGATTCTTTCCGAAGGACTTTCAGGTAGTTTTGATTTTGTCGCGGCTCGCAACGGCAGTGAAGGTCTCCAGATGATAACTACCGAAAAACCGAATCTGATTCTCCTTGACATAAAAATGCCCGATATCTCCGGCATTGATATTTTGAAAAAGCTGAATAAAGTCGAGGGTCGGCCTGAGGTTGTAATGCTATCGGGGCATGATGATACCCATTACGTTGTAGAGTCAATTCAAAACGGCGCGGCCGAATTTATCAAAAAACCGTTCGACGTTAAAGAAGTCGAAATTCATATCAATAATATTCTCGAAAAGAGCAAACTTAAAAAAGAAGTTTCGAGCCTTAAAACCGAATTAAAAGCTCGTTCGCAGTATGAGAGTTTCGTCGGGGATTCTCCCAAGGTAATACAGGTCAAAGAGTTGATCGAGCAAATCGCCGGGTCGGAATTAACGGTTTTAATTCGCGGTGAATCCGGAACGGGTAAGGAAATTGTGGCTCGCATGGTACACAATATATCCGATCGCAGCGACGAATCATTTACGAAAGTCAATTGTGCCGCAATCCCTCGAGATTTGCTTGAATCTGAGCTTTTTGGATATGAAAAGGGCGCCTTTACCGGGGCTCATAAAACAAAGCCGGGACGATTCGAAGTAGCCAACAAGGGCACGATCTTTTTGGACGAAATCGGCGATATGCCGCTGGAGCTTCAATCCAAGCTGCTACAGGTTTTAGAACAGCAGGAATTCGTTAGAGTGGGCGGAATCAACAATATTCATGTTGATGTCCGAATAATCTGCGCCACAAACCATAATCTCGAAGAAGCTATTGCCCAGAGCGCTTTCCGTGATGATCTTTTTTATCGGCTAAATGAAATTACTGTTTTCCTGCCGCCCTTGAGAGACAGGGCTAATGACGTTTCCTTATTGGCAGAGCATTTTATTGAAAAATATAATAAGCTCTACCAGCGCGAAGCCCCCCCTTTATCTCAGGAAGCAAACAATCAATTGCTGGCATTTATGTGGCCGGGAAATGTCAGACAGCTTGAAAATCTTATTAAACAGGTCGTGGTCAGAGGCGGCGAATCAATAATTTCAGAGCTGTTATCGGCTCACGGAAGCAATTTACCCGTTCAACCTCAACATATTGCAGCAGTCAATTCTACGGCAGCCTCAGCAGATAATAAATCTTTGTCCTTAAAAAAGCGCGTGGCCGCAACCGTCAGCCGGGAAGAAAAAGCGTTGATTTTGGAAGTTCTGAACCGCACCAACTGGAACCGGAGAAAGGCTTCCGAAATTCTCGAAATCAGTTATCGTTCGCTTTTATATAAAATTAAAGAATATAAGCTCAACGAAATCAAGTAA